One Danio aesculapii chromosome 11, fDanAes4.1, whole genome shotgun sequence genomic region harbors:
- the sla2a gene encoding src-like-adapter 2, which translates to MGCLISRFWRRSDVHRLEETVLLPDGASGSHVHTAVALCNFPPFRSDEHAIFLGDKLNIISEDDDMLRVCSTSTGNECFIPHTYVSKVHNQWFFEGISRRNAEQLLMLPQNYSGCFLIRESQSFPGLYSLSVRQHSGQMNNVLHYKIYQLHNGWFYIHSNHPFSTLSQLVDYYSRSSVGSYCHLTEPCRLHDSIPTAAHSPSPVAAQKSNFNWRDLSASMIKRQLKGMDQESLVSEGLRETMNTYFYLAEESSFED; encoded by the exons ATGGGCTGTCTAATAAGCAGATTCTGGCGTCGATCTGATGTTCACAGACTGGAGGAAACTGTCTTGTTGCCTGATGGAG CTTCAGGAAGTCACGTGCACACAGCGGTGGCCTTGTGCAACTTTCCACCCTTCAGGTCTGATGAACATGCCATATTTTTAGGAGACAAGCTGAACATTATATCAGA AGATGATGACATGTTGAGGGTTTGTTCCACATCAACTGGCAATGAGTGTTTCATTCCTCACACCTATGTTTCCAAAGTCCATAACCA GTGGTTTTTTGAAGGGATATCCAGGAGAAATGCAGAGCAACTTCTAATGCTGCCTCAAAACTACTCTGGATGTTTTCTAATTCGTGAAAGCCAGTCATTCCCTG GTTTGTATTCACTGTCAGTGCGACAACACAGTGGACAAATGAACAATGTACTGCACTACAAAATCTATCAGCTCCACAACGGCTGGTTCTATATCCATTCAAACCACCCCTTCTCCACTCTCTCCCAGCTGGTGGACTATTACTCAC GATCTTCTGTTGGTTCATACTGTCATCTGACTGAGCCTTGCAGACTTCATGACTCCATCCCAACTGCGGCTCACAGCCCGTCACCAGTAGCAGCGCAGAAGTCCAATTTCAACTGGAGAGATTTGTCCGC GTCGATGATTAAGAGGCAGTTAAAGGGAATGGATCAGGAGAGTCTGGTCAGCGAAGGACTACGAGAGACTATGAATACTTATTTTTATCTGGCAGAGGAGTCCAGCTTTGAGGACTAG